Below is a window of Amblyomma americanum mitochondrion, complete genome DNA.
AGAGAAATAATTAACTTTCCCTCTCTTTTTATACTTTTAACAATACAAAAATTAATTCCACTTTTTGTTTTAACAAATTTTTTAATAAAATTTATAATTTTTTTTATTCTAATTTCTTCATTACTTGGATCTCTTTTAGCTCTTAATTCAAAAACATTTAAAAAAATCTTAATTTTTTCGTCTATTTCACATCAAGGTTGAGTGTTAAGATTAATTTTCGTAAAAAGTAACTTTTGAATTTCATATATATTAATTTACTCAATCTTAATTTACAAAATTTCTTTCCTTTTAAAAAAAATAAATTTTAACTATATCATGGACTTTTTTAATCTTAATAAAAATTACTCTAATAAAATTTCATTAATTTTTATAATAATATCTCTGGGGGGAATACCACCATTTTTAGGTTTTTTAATTAAATTAATCTCTATTTTTTTCTTAATTCAAAATTCTAGAGTTACAGTAACAATTTTAATTATTTCATCAATAATTAATATTTTCTTTTATATACGAATTTTAACACCAACATTATTTTTAAATTATTTAAACACAAAAAATCTTTTTAAAAATAAAACAATAAATAAAAATTTTATTTTTAATTTAAACATAATTTTATGCATTTTTATTTTAAATTTAATAATTATTTAAGATTTTAAGTTAATAAAACTAGTTACCTTCAAAGTAAAAAATAAAAATTTTTAAATCTTAGCAAAAGGAAATTATCCATAAATAAATTTACAATTTATCACCTAAAATTCAGTCATTTTACCGCGATGAATATACTCAACAAATCACAAAGACATTGGAACAATATACTTGATTTTTGGAAGGTGAGCCGGAATAGCGGGATTATCTATAAGAATTTTAATTCGAATAGAACTAGGCCAACCCGGTACATTAATTGGAAATGATCAAATTTATAATGTTATTGTAACAGCCCATGCATTTATTATAATTTTTTTTATAGTTATACCAATTATAATCGGAGGATTCGGAAACTGGCTTGTACCCA
It encodes the following:
- the ND2 gene encoding NADH dehydrogenase subunit 2 (TAA stop codon is completed by the addition of 3' A residues to the mRNA), which produces MFFKNMMMWLILLTIFISFSSSSWFIFWLMMEMNLLLFIPILNNKKIINSNLMITYFIIQSFSSSLFFFSSLNFLILESVLFKSIMNVSMMIKLALIPFHFWLTSLSEMINFPSLFMLLTMQKLIPLFVLTNFLMKFMIFFILISSLLGSLLALNSKTFKKILIFSSISHQGWVLSLIFVKSNFWISYMLIYSILIYKISFLLKKMNFNYIMDFFNLNKNYSNKISLIFMMMSLGGMPPFLGFLIKLISIFFLIQNSSVTVTILIISSMINIFFYMRILTPTLFLNYLNTKNLFKNKTMNKNFIFNLNMILCIFILNLMII